One genomic window of Mercenaria mercenaria strain notata chromosome 2, MADL_Memer_1, whole genome shotgun sequence includes the following:
- the LOC128549625 gene encoding uncharacterized protein K02A2.6-like, which yields MAEMKHYIGDEEKPVFNGLGKLKDKQIKFHIDESVKPTAQPARRIPFHVRDKVAQELEKLEKLDVIEKATGATPWVSNLVVAPKPKSPNDIRICVDMRKANLALKRERHVVPTVDDIIMELNGSTVFSKVDLYKGFHQLELSEESRNMTVFASHVGLWRYKRLNFGVSVAPEIFQNEIRQVINGLNGVLNISDDIIIHGKTQIHHDSNLEALLQRLQDRNLTLNKEKCEFGKSKIKFFGYVFSESGISPDPEKITAIKNVESRKIRARFDLSLE from the exons ATGGCTGAAATGA aACATTACATTGGCGACGAGGAGAAACCAGTGTTCAATGGGCTCGGAAAATTAAAGGATAAGCAAATCAAATTCCATATAGACGAAAGTGTAAAACCTACCGCCCAGCCAGCTAGACGCATTCCGTTTCACGTCCGTGATAAAGTTGCACAAGAGCTCGAGAAACTTGAAAAACTTGATGTAATTGAAAAAGCCACAGGTGCGACACCCTGGGTCTCGAACTTGGTCGTTGCTCCGAAACCCAAGTCTCCGAATGATATCAGAATTTGTGTAGATATGAGAAAAGCGAATCTAGCATTAAAGCGTGAAAGACATGTCGTGCCTACAGTGGATGACATAATAATGGAACTAAATGGCTCCACCGTGTTTTCAAAGGTGGACCTTTACAAAGGGTTCCATCAGCTCGAACTTTCCGAGGAATCAAGAAACATGACCGTGTTCGCAAGCCATGTTGGACTTTGGAGGTACAAACGGCTAAATTTCGGTGTAAGTGTAGCCCCAGAAATTTTCCAAAATGAAATACGGCAAGTAATAAATGGATTAAATGGTGTGCTGAACATTTCAGATGACATAATCATTCATGGGAAAACGCAAATACATCATGACTCGAACTTAGAAGCACTTCTGCAACGGCTACAAGACAGAAATCTGACACTCAACAAAGAAAAATGTGAATttggaaaaagcaaaataaaattcttcGGATATGTCTTTTCTGAATCGGGAATATCACCAGATCCTGAGAAAATCACTGCTATCAAGAACGTTGAAAGCCGAAAAATCAGGGCGAGGTTCGATCTTTCCTTGGAATGA